Proteins encoded by one window of Labrus bergylta chromosome 2, fLabBer1.1, whole genome shotgun sequence:
- the gapvd1 gene encoding GTPase-activating protein and VPS9 domain-containing protein 1 isoform X6, producing the protein MVKPDIHTLAHHLKQERLYVASEKQLIQKLNSDVLKTSERLCRAAWIAKQQRINLDRLILTSAEASPAECCQHAKMLEDTQFVDGYKTLGFQETIYGEFLARMRENPRLVASCLVAGERLNQEHTQGVIHTVFTSLYGNCIMQEDESYLLQVLRYLVEFELKENDNPRRLLRRGTCAFSILFKLFSEGLYSAKLFLTATLHEPIMQLLVEDEDHLETDPAKVTERLTPAQQERFGEKGSDGYKQRVQAAVEANEAKLVALVNKFIGYLKQNTYCFPHSLRWIVSQMYKTLSCVERLEVGEVRTMCTDLLLTCFICPAIVNPEQYGIISDAPINEVARFNLMQVGQLLQQLAMADADADPRRKSSLSKFDKSCVAAFLDVVIGGRAVETPPMSSMNLLEGLSRTAVYISHNQLLVLVDFVRSVMAGDHLREEEHMALETLLANVPQSRTVKSNSLELTPSNTPQLSPATTPANKKNRLPIAARSRSRTNIAQEGEAEASSQESLQELMPEEVLVISLGTGPQTVPGMMSENEVLNLQMADGAQGDAHADDTKLHGKPDKTLRFSLCSDNLEGISEGPSNRSNSVSSLDLEGESVSELGAGPSGSNGVEALQLLEHEQATTQDNLDDKLRKFEIRDMMGLTDDRDISETVSETWSTDVLGSDFDPNMDEDRLQEIAGAAAENMLGSLLCLPGSGSVLLDPYGSTISETTSEAWSVEVLPSDSEAQDLKQEERLQELESCSGVGSTSDDTEVREVSSRPSTPGLSVVSGISATSEDIPNKIEDLRSECSSDFGGKDSVTSPDGEESGHGHSLTSPPSQAESLLAMFDPLSSGEGSSTGTIVRPKVHYARPAHPPPDPPIPEASALGQETRHSLFMPHCLAQAELEHTKQRHSFPDRLVRSRSSDIVCPGRRPTSDPGLNRRVAVEERDPAFALGPSSSPSKDSLKGEVEDRKDSDDEKSDRNRPWWKKRFVSAIPKVLYWTAESDVPAPIAAFRKREKPEKDDIPHERVPQDDPMPRQNFQAQAAEDILDKYRNIKRTSPSDGATGGASYDGTGDLCVEESVHDSPREDTLQNISTDDLPDSASQTAQQHGSKFSFSDAKKKLRLALCSADSVALPIMAPATTRNGLPDHMDSEENEIVCFLKVQLAEAINLQDKNQMAQIQETTRCVSRFDARTCRKLLAAIADDYRKRAPYIAYLTRCRQGLQTSQAHLERLLQRVLRDKEVANRYFTTVCVRLLLEHMESKMLDFIKAFQGCTASDDKTAAVEDFLRYLYGAMARDAIWQYASEDQLQDAQMAIERSVMNRIFKLAFYPNQDGDILRDQLFHEHIQRLSKVVTANHKALQVPEVYLREAPWPSAQSEIRTINAYKTPRDKVQCILRMCSTIMNLLSLANEDSVPGADDFVPVLVFVLIRANPPCLLSTVQYINNFYASRLSGEECYWWMQFTAALEFIKTIDDRK; encoded by the exons ATGGTGAAGCCAGACATCCACACTCTGGCCCACCACCTGAAGCAGGAGAGGCTGTACGTGGCATCAGAAAAGCAGCTGATCCAAAAGCTCAACAGCGATGTGCTGAAGACATCTGAGAGGCTGTGCCGGGCCGCATGGATTGCCAAGCAGCAGAGGATCAACCTTGATCGACTCATTCTCACCAG TGCGGAGGCCTCTCCGGCTGAATGCTGCCAACATGCCAAAATGCTGGAAGACACACAGTTTGTCGATGGCTACAAGACTCTGGGCTTCCAGGAGACGATCTATGGGGAGTTTTTGGCCAGGATGAGGGAGAACCCCAGACTGGTAGCGTCCTGTCTGGTGGCAGGAGAGAGGCTGAACCAGGAGCACACCCAGGGTGTCATCCATACAGTTTTCACCTCACTTTACGGCAACTGTATCATGCAGGAGGACGAGAGCTACCTGCTACAG GTATTGCGATACCTGGTAGAGTTTGAGCTGAAGGAGAATGACAACCCTCGGCGTCTTCTGCGACGAGGAACCTGTGCCTTCAGCATCCTCTTCAAGCTCTTCTCCGAGGGCTTGTACTCAGCTAAGCTCTTCCTCACTGCCACCCTCCATGAACCCATTATGCAGCTGCTTGTGGAAGACGAAGACCACCTTGAGACTGACCCAGCTAAGGTAACAGAGCGCCTTACTCCAGCCCAGCAGGAACGCTTTGGAGAGAAGGGCTCAGATGGCTACAAACAAAGGGTGCAGGCCGCTGTGGAGGCCAATGAAGCCAAGCTGGTAGCTCTGGTCAACAAGTTTATCGGTTACCTGAAGCAGAACACCTACTGCTTCCCCCACAGCCTGCGCTGGATCGTGTCACAGATGTACAAGACTCTGTCATGTGTGGAGCGTCTGGAGGTAGGCGAGGTGCGCACCATGTGTACAGACCTGCTGCTCACCTGCTTCATCTGCCCAGCTATAGTTAACCCAGAGCAGTATGGCATCATCTCAGATGCCCCCATCAATGAAGTGGCTCGCTTTAATCTCATGCAG GTGGGGCAGCTTTTGCAGCAGTTGGCCATGGCTGATGCTGATGCAGACCCAAGGCGGAAAAGCAGTTTGTCTAAATTTGATAAG AGTTGTGTTGCTGCCTTTCTTGATGTGGTGATTGGAGGAAGAGCAGTGGAGACCCCTCCCATGTCCTCAATGAACCTTCTCGAAGGCCTCAGTAGGACTGCGGTTTATATTTCTCATAATCAGCTGCTTGTGTTG GTGGACTTTGTTCGGAGCGTGATGGCCGGAGACCACCTTCGGGAGGAGGAGCACATGGCTCTAGAGACCCTGCTTGCCAACGTGCCCCAGTCTCGAACTGTGAAGAGTAACAGTCTGGAGCTTACTCCCTCCAACACCCCTCAGCTCTCCCCAGCTACTACTCCTGCTAACAAGAAGAACAGGCTCCCAATAG CAGCCCGGAGCCGAAGCCGTACCAACATTGCCCAGGAGGGGGAGGCAGAGGCCAGCTCACAAGAGTCCCTGCAGGAGCTGATGCCAGAGGAGGTGCTGGTGATTTCACTAGGAACTGGTCCACAGACTGTCCCTGGGATGATGTCAGAGAATGAG GTTTTGAACCTTCAAATGGCCGATGGGGCCCAGGGAGACGCCCATGCTGATGATACTAAGCTGCATGGTAAACCAGACAAAACCCTGCGCTTCTCCCTCTGCAGTGACAACTTGGAAGGCATCTCAGAGG GCCCATCTAATCGTTCTaactctgtgtcgtctctggaCCTGGAGGGAGAGTCTGTCTCTGAGCTCGGAGCTGGACCATCAGGAAGTAATGGGGTGGAGGCTCTACAACTTTTGGAGCATGAACAAG CCACCACTCAGGACAACCTGGATGACAAACTGCGCAAGTTTGAGATCAGAGACATGATGGGTCTGACGGACGATCGGGACATCTCTGAGACGGTCAGCGAAACGTGGAGCACTGATGTGCTGGGCAGTGACTTTGACCCCAACATGGATGAAGATCGGCTGCAGGAAATAGCTG GGGCAGCTGCAGAGAACATGCTTGGCAGCCTGCTGTGTCTTCCTGGCTCGGGTTCAGTACTGCTGGACCCCTATGGCTCCACCATCTCAGAGACCACAAGTGAGGCCTGGAGCGTGGAGGTCCTTCCCAGTGACTCCG AAGCCCAAGACCTGAAACAGGAGGAgcgtctgcaggagctggagagcTGCTCCGGGGTCGGCAGCACCTCAGACGACACAGAGGTCAGAGAGGTCAGCTCGAGGCCCAGCACACCAGGTCTCAGTGTTGTGTCAG GGATCAGTGCAACCTCAGAAGACATCCCCAACAAGATCGAGGACCTGCGGTCAGAGTGCAGCTCAGACTTCGGGGGGAAGGACTCTGTGACCAGTCCAGATGGGGAGGAGTCAGGCCACG GACACAGTCTGACATCTCCCCCCTCACAGGCAGAGTCCTTACTCGCCATGTTCGATCCTCTCTCCTCGGGTGAAG GCTCCTCCACCGGAACAATAGTGAGGCCTAAAGTACACTACGCCAGGCCTGCTCACCCTCCCCCCGATCCTCCCATCCCTGAAGCTAGTGCCCTGGGGCAGGAGACGCGCCACTCTCTCTTCATGCCTCACTGCCTGGCCCAGGCTGAGCTGGAGCACACCAAACAGCGCCACTCCTTCCCTGACAGGCTGGTTCGTAGCCGCAGCTCTGACATCGTGTGCCCCGGCCGCCGGCCCACAAGTGACCCCGGCCTTAACCGGCGGGTAGCTGTAGAAGAGCGGGACCCTGCCTTTGCCTTAGGACCGTCCTCGTCGCCTAGCAAGGACTCCCTGAAAGGAGAG GTTGAGGACAGGAAAGACAGTGATGATGAGAAGTCTGATCGCAACAGGCCATGGTGGAAGAAACGATTTGTGTCAGCCATACCCAAAG TGCTTTATTGGACGGCTGAGAGTGATGTCCCAG CTCCAATAGCAGCATTTAGGAAAAGGGAAAAGCCGGAGAAAGATGACATCCCCCATGAACGTGTCCCACAAG ATGACCCAATGCCAAGACAGAACTTTCAAGCTCAGGCAGCTGAAGACATCCTGGACAAATACAGGAACATTAAGAGGACCAGCCCGAGTgatggagccacaggtggagCTTCCTACGATGGTACAGGAG atCTTTGTGTAGAAGAAAGTGTGCACGACTCTCCCAGAGAGGACACCCTGCAGAACATTTCCACAGATGACCTCCCGGACTCAGCCAGCCAGACAGCTCAGCAGCACGGCTCCAAGTTCTCTTTCAG TGACGCAAAGAAGAAGTTGAGGTTGGCGTTGTGCTCTGCAGACTCAGTGGCTCTGCCAATCATGGCTCCTGCCACCACTCGCAATGGGCTGCCTGATCACATGGATTCTGAGG AGAATGAGATCGTCTGCTTCCTGAAGGTCCAGCTAGCAGAAGCCATCAACCTTCAGGATAAGAACCAGATGGCTCAGATCCAGGAGACCACACGCTGCGTCAGCCGCTTCGACGCACGCACCTGCAGGAAGCTGCTGGCTGCGATTGCAGACGATTACAG AAAGCGGGCCCCATACATCGCTTATCTAACCAGGTGTCGTCAGGGCCTTCAGACCTCCCAGGCCCATCTGGAGAGGCTCCTCCAGAGGGTGCTCAGAGACAAGGAGGTGGCTAACCGCTACTTCACCACAGTCTGTGTTCGGCTCCTCCTCGAACACATGGAGTCAAAGATGCTTGACTTCATTAAAG CGTTCCAGGGGTGCACAGCATCAGATGACAAGACAGCAGCAGTGGAGGATTTTCTGCGCTACTTGTACGGTGCCATGGCCCGTGATGCCATTTGGCAATATGCAAGCGAGGACCAGCTGCAGGATGCCCAGATGGCCATCGAACGTAGCGTTATGAACCGCATCTTCAAACTGGCCTTCTACCCCAACCAGGATGGAGACATTCTCAGAGACCA GCTTTTCCATGAACATATCCAGCGACTGTCAAAAGTTGTGACGGCAAATCATAAAGCCCTTCAAGTCCCAGAG gttTACCTGAGGGAGGCCCCCTGGCCCTCCGCTCAGTCCGAGATCAGGACCATCAATGCGTACAAGACACCACGAGACAAAGTCCAGTGTATACTGCGAATGTGCTCCACCATCATGAACCTCCTCAGTCTGGCCAATGAAGACTCCGTCCCAGGAGCGGATGACTTTGTCCCTGTGCTCGTCTTTGTCCTCATAAGA GCAAACCCGCCCTGCCTGCTGTCCACCGTTCAGTACATCAATAATTTCTATGCCAGCCGGCTGAGTGGGGAGGAGTGCTATTGGTGGATGCAGTTCACCGCAGCGCTGGAATTCATTAAGACCATCGACGATCGCAAGTGA
- the gapvd1 gene encoding GTPase-activating protein and VPS9 domain-containing protein 1 isoform X7, with translation MVKPDIHTLAHHLKQERLYVASEKQLIQKLNSDVLKTSERLCRAAWIAKQQRINLDRLILTSAEASPAECCQHAKMLEDTQFVDGYKTLGFQETIYGEFLARMRENPRLVASCLVAGERLNQEHTQGVIHTVFTSLYGNCIMQEDESYLLQVLRYLVEFELKENDNPRRLLRRGTCAFSILFKLFSEGLYSAKLFLTATLHEPIMQLLVEDEDHLETDPAKVTERLTPAQQERFGEKGSDGYKQRVQAAVEANEAKLVALVNKFIGYLKQNTYCFPHSLRWIVSQMYKTLSCVERLEVGEVRTMCTDLLLTCFICPAIVNPEQYGIISDAPINEVARFNLMQVGQLLQQLAMADADADPRRKSSLSKFDKSCVAAFLDVVIGGRAVETPPMSSMNLLEGLSRTAVYISHNQLLVLVDFVRSVMAGDHLREEEHMALETLLANVPQSRTVKSNSLELTPSNTPQLSPATTPANKKNRLPIAARSRSRTNIAQEGEAEASSQESLQELMPEEVLVISLGTGPQTVPGMMSENEVLNLQMADGAQGDAHADDTKLHGKPDKTLRFSLCSDNLEGISEGPSNRSNSVSSLDLEGESVSELGAGPSGSNGVEALQLLEHEQATTQDNLDDKLRKFEIRDMMGLTDDRDISETVSETWSTDVLGSDFDPNMDEDRLQEIAGAAAENMLGSLLCLPGSGSVLLDPYGSTISETTSEAWSVEVLPSDSEAQDLKQEERLQELESCSGVGSTSDDTEVREVSSRPSTPGLSVVSGISATSEDIPNKIEDLRSECSSDFGGKDSVTSPDGEESGHGHSLTSPPSQAESLLAMFDPLSSGEGSSTGTIVRPKVHYARPAHPPPDPPIPEASALGQETRHSLFMPHCLAQAELEHTKQRHSFPDRLVRSRSSDIVCPGRRPTSDPGLNRRVAVEERDPAFALGPSSSPSKDSLKGEVEDRKDSDDEKSDRNRPWWKKRFVSAIPKAPIAAFRKREKPEKDDIPHERVPQDDPMPRQNFQAQAAEDILDKYRNIKRTSPSDGATGGASYDGTGDLCVEESVHDSPREDTLQNISTDDLPDSASQTAQQHGSKFSFSDAKKKLRLALCSADSVALPIMAPATTRNGLPDHMDSEENEIVCFLKVQLAEAINLQDKNQMAQIQETTRCVSRFDARTCRKLLAAIADDYRKRAPYIAYLTRCRQGLQTSQAHLERLLQRVLRDKEVANRYFTTVCVRLLLEHMESKMLDFIKAFQGCTASDDKTAAVEDFLRYLYGAMARDAIWQYASEDQLQDAQMAIERSVMNRIFKLAFYPNQDGDILRDQLFHEHIQRLSKVVTANHKALQVPEVYLREAPWPSAQSEIRTINAYKTPRDKVQCILRMCSTIMNLLSLANEDSVPGADDFVPVLVFVLIRANPPCLLSTVQYINNFYASRLSGEECYWWMQFTAALEFIKTIDDRK, from the exons ATGGTGAAGCCAGACATCCACACTCTGGCCCACCACCTGAAGCAGGAGAGGCTGTACGTGGCATCAGAAAAGCAGCTGATCCAAAAGCTCAACAGCGATGTGCTGAAGACATCTGAGAGGCTGTGCCGGGCCGCATGGATTGCCAAGCAGCAGAGGATCAACCTTGATCGACTCATTCTCACCAG TGCGGAGGCCTCTCCGGCTGAATGCTGCCAACATGCCAAAATGCTGGAAGACACACAGTTTGTCGATGGCTACAAGACTCTGGGCTTCCAGGAGACGATCTATGGGGAGTTTTTGGCCAGGATGAGGGAGAACCCCAGACTGGTAGCGTCCTGTCTGGTGGCAGGAGAGAGGCTGAACCAGGAGCACACCCAGGGTGTCATCCATACAGTTTTCACCTCACTTTACGGCAACTGTATCATGCAGGAGGACGAGAGCTACCTGCTACAG GTATTGCGATACCTGGTAGAGTTTGAGCTGAAGGAGAATGACAACCCTCGGCGTCTTCTGCGACGAGGAACCTGTGCCTTCAGCATCCTCTTCAAGCTCTTCTCCGAGGGCTTGTACTCAGCTAAGCTCTTCCTCACTGCCACCCTCCATGAACCCATTATGCAGCTGCTTGTGGAAGACGAAGACCACCTTGAGACTGACCCAGCTAAGGTAACAGAGCGCCTTACTCCAGCCCAGCAGGAACGCTTTGGAGAGAAGGGCTCAGATGGCTACAAACAAAGGGTGCAGGCCGCTGTGGAGGCCAATGAAGCCAAGCTGGTAGCTCTGGTCAACAAGTTTATCGGTTACCTGAAGCAGAACACCTACTGCTTCCCCCACAGCCTGCGCTGGATCGTGTCACAGATGTACAAGACTCTGTCATGTGTGGAGCGTCTGGAGGTAGGCGAGGTGCGCACCATGTGTACAGACCTGCTGCTCACCTGCTTCATCTGCCCAGCTATAGTTAACCCAGAGCAGTATGGCATCATCTCAGATGCCCCCATCAATGAAGTGGCTCGCTTTAATCTCATGCAG GTGGGGCAGCTTTTGCAGCAGTTGGCCATGGCTGATGCTGATGCAGACCCAAGGCGGAAAAGCAGTTTGTCTAAATTTGATAAG AGTTGTGTTGCTGCCTTTCTTGATGTGGTGATTGGAGGAAGAGCAGTGGAGACCCCTCCCATGTCCTCAATGAACCTTCTCGAAGGCCTCAGTAGGACTGCGGTTTATATTTCTCATAATCAGCTGCTTGTGTTG GTGGACTTTGTTCGGAGCGTGATGGCCGGAGACCACCTTCGGGAGGAGGAGCACATGGCTCTAGAGACCCTGCTTGCCAACGTGCCCCAGTCTCGAACTGTGAAGAGTAACAGTCTGGAGCTTACTCCCTCCAACACCCCTCAGCTCTCCCCAGCTACTACTCCTGCTAACAAGAAGAACAGGCTCCCAATAG CAGCCCGGAGCCGAAGCCGTACCAACATTGCCCAGGAGGGGGAGGCAGAGGCCAGCTCACAAGAGTCCCTGCAGGAGCTGATGCCAGAGGAGGTGCTGGTGATTTCACTAGGAACTGGTCCACAGACTGTCCCTGGGATGATGTCAGAGAATGAG GTTTTGAACCTTCAAATGGCCGATGGGGCCCAGGGAGACGCCCATGCTGATGATACTAAGCTGCATGGTAAACCAGACAAAACCCTGCGCTTCTCCCTCTGCAGTGACAACTTGGAAGGCATCTCAGAGG GCCCATCTAATCGTTCTaactctgtgtcgtctctggaCCTGGAGGGAGAGTCTGTCTCTGAGCTCGGAGCTGGACCATCAGGAAGTAATGGGGTGGAGGCTCTACAACTTTTGGAGCATGAACAAG CCACCACTCAGGACAACCTGGATGACAAACTGCGCAAGTTTGAGATCAGAGACATGATGGGTCTGACGGACGATCGGGACATCTCTGAGACGGTCAGCGAAACGTGGAGCACTGATGTGCTGGGCAGTGACTTTGACCCCAACATGGATGAAGATCGGCTGCAGGAAATAGCTG GGGCAGCTGCAGAGAACATGCTTGGCAGCCTGCTGTGTCTTCCTGGCTCGGGTTCAGTACTGCTGGACCCCTATGGCTCCACCATCTCAGAGACCACAAGTGAGGCCTGGAGCGTGGAGGTCCTTCCCAGTGACTCCG AAGCCCAAGACCTGAAACAGGAGGAgcgtctgcaggagctggagagcTGCTCCGGGGTCGGCAGCACCTCAGACGACACAGAGGTCAGAGAGGTCAGCTCGAGGCCCAGCACACCAGGTCTCAGTGTTGTGTCAG GGATCAGTGCAACCTCAGAAGACATCCCCAACAAGATCGAGGACCTGCGGTCAGAGTGCAGCTCAGACTTCGGGGGGAAGGACTCTGTGACCAGTCCAGATGGGGAGGAGTCAGGCCACG GACACAGTCTGACATCTCCCCCCTCACAGGCAGAGTCCTTACTCGCCATGTTCGATCCTCTCTCCTCGGGTGAAG GCTCCTCCACCGGAACAATAGTGAGGCCTAAAGTACACTACGCCAGGCCTGCTCACCCTCCCCCCGATCCTCCCATCCCTGAAGCTAGTGCCCTGGGGCAGGAGACGCGCCACTCTCTCTTCATGCCTCACTGCCTGGCCCAGGCTGAGCTGGAGCACACCAAACAGCGCCACTCCTTCCCTGACAGGCTGGTTCGTAGCCGCAGCTCTGACATCGTGTGCCCCGGCCGCCGGCCCACAAGTGACCCCGGCCTTAACCGGCGGGTAGCTGTAGAAGAGCGGGACCCTGCCTTTGCCTTAGGACCGTCCTCGTCGCCTAGCAAGGACTCCCTGAAAGGAGAG GTTGAGGACAGGAAAGACAGTGATGATGAGAAGTCTGATCGCAACAGGCCATGGTGGAAGAAACGATTTGTGTCAGCCATACCCAAAG CTCCAATAGCAGCATTTAGGAAAAGGGAAAAGCCGGAGAAAGATGACATCCCCCATGAACGTGTCCCACAAG ATGACCCAATGCCAAGACAGAACTTTCAAGCTCAGGCAGCTGAAGACATCCTGGACAAATACAGGAACATTAAGAGGACCAGCCCGAGTgatggagccacaggtggagCTTCCTACGATGGTACAGGAG atCTTTGTGTAGAAGAAAGTGTGCACGACTCTCCCAGAGAGGACACCCTGCAGAACATTTCCACAGATGACCTCCCGGACTCAGCCAGCCAGACAGCTCAGCAGCACGGCTCCAAGTTCTCTTTCAG TGACGCAAAGAAGAAGTTGAGGTTGGCGTTGTGCTCTGCAGACTCAGTGGCTCTGCCAATCATGGCTCCTGCCACCACTCGCAATGGGCTGCCTGATCACATGGATTCTGAGG AGAATGAGATCGTCTGCTTCCTGAAGGTCCAGCTAGCAGAAGCCATCAACCTTCAGGATAAGAACCAGATGGCTCAGATCCAGGAGACCACACGCTGCGTCAGCCGCTTCGACGCACGCACCTGCAGGAAGCTGCTGGCTGCGATTGCAGACGATTACAG AAAGCGGGCCCCATACATCGCTTATCTAACCAGGTGTCGTCAGGGCCTTCAGACCTCCCAGGCCCATCTGGAGAGGCTCCTCCAGAGGGTGCTCAGAGACAAGGAGGTGGCTAACCGCTACTTCACCACAGTCTGTGTTCGGCTCCTCCTCGAACACATGGAGTCAAAGATGCTTGACTTCATTAAAG CGTTCCAGGGGTGCACAGCATCAGATGACAAGACAGCAGCAGTGGAGGATTTTCTGCGCTACTTGTACGGTGCCATGGCCCGTGATGCCATTTGGCAATATGCAAGCGAGGACCAGCTGCAGGATGCCCAGATGGCCATCGAACGTAGCGTTATGAACCGCATCTTCAAACTGGCCTTCTACCCCAACCAGGATGGAGACATTCTCAGAGACCA GCTTTTCCATGAACATATCCAGCGACTGTCAAAAGTTGTGACGGCAAATCATAAAGCCCTTCAAGTCCCAGAG gttTACCTGAGGGAGGCCCCCTGGCCCTCCGCTCAGTCCGAGATCAGGACCATCAATGCGTACAAGACACCACGAGACAAAGTCCAGTGTATACTGCGAATGTGCTCCACCATCATGAACCTCCTCAGTCTGGCCAATGAAGACTCCGTCCCAGGAGCGGATGACTTTGTCCCTGTGCTCGTCTTTGTCCTCATAAGA GCAAACCCGCCCTGCCTGCTGTCCACCGTTCAGTACATCAATAATTTCTATGCCAGCCGGCTGAGTGGGGAGGAGTGCTATTGGTGGATGCAGTTCACCGCAGCGCTGGAATTCATTAAGACCATCGACGATCGCAAGTGA